GGCGTCACATACCCTCTATTTTGCGGAGAATGGCATGTCCTCCCCTTCTGAAGTCGCCGGCGCCAGCACCGCCAGCACATCTCTGAATCTGTTTGAACGCTATCTGACAGCCTGGGTCGCCATCTGCATCGTGATCGGAATCGGCCTAGGGCAGTTCTTCCCTTCCGCATTCCACATGATTGCTGGTTTGGAAATCGCCCAGGTCAATTTTCCGGTCGGCCTGCTGATTTGGGTGATGATTATCCCGATGCTGTTGAAAATCGACTTCGGCGCGCTGGATCAAGTCAAGGCGCACACGAAAGGCATCGGCGTTACCTTGTTCATCAACTGGATGGTGAAGCCGTTCTCGATGGCCTTTCTGGCCTGGCTGTTCATTCGGGTTTTGTTTGCGCCGCTTTTGCCGGCTGAGCAGTTGGACAGCTATATTGCTGGCCTGATCCTACTAGCGGCTGCGCCATGCACCGCCATGGTGTTTGTCTGGAGTCGGCTGACTGACGGCGATCCGTATTTCACGCTATCCCAAGTCGCACTGAACGACCTGATTATGGTGTTCGCCTTCGCGCCACTGGTAGGCCTGCTGCTGGGTGTCTCCAACATCACCGTGCCGTGGGCCACGCTGCTGACTTCTGTAGGTCTATACATCGTGGTGCCGGTGCTGATCGCGCAGGCCATTCGCAAGACACTGCTGAGCAAAGGCCAAGCGGTATTTGATGCCACGTTGCATCGCATCCAGCCATGGTCGATCACGGCGCTATTGCTGACCTTGGTGCTACTGTTTGCCTTCCAAGGCAACGCCATCCTGCGACAACCCTTGGTGATCGCCCTGCTAGCCGTGCCTATTCTGATTCAGGTGTTCTTCAATTCAGCATTGGCCTACTGGCTCAATCACCGCGTCGGAGAAAAGCACTCAGTAGCCTGCCCATCCGCCCTGATCGGCGCTTCCAACTTCTTTGAGCTGGCTGTGGCGGCAGCGATCAGCCTGTTCGGCTTCCAGTCGGGCGCGGCCCTGGCTACGGTGGTTGGTGTACTGATCGAGGTGCCGGTAATGCTGCTGGTCGTCCACGTTGTTAATGCGAGCAAAGGGTGGTACGAGAGGAGCGCATCGGGTTAGTGGCTCGATTGCTGGAACGCCTTCCTGGGCAGTACCGCGCGGCTTTTTTAGAATATCTCGCACTACTTCGGTGCGACGCAATTGGGCCTTCGGGCGTTGGATCAAGCTCATCCGTTAGTCTGCAACGCCTGCATGGCGTGCATTGCCAATGTTGGCTTGAAAAAACTCAAGCGCCTTCTCGCCAAGCTCTTTGTGGAAGGCTATGCGGTCAAATCCTGGCGCGTCGACGCAGAGCTCAGGCGCATCTTTCTCCAATGCTTCAGGGCAAGGCGCAAGAAAGGCAAAATGCGCCGAACCGGACACAAGGTGAAATTCTGGCCTGATGGGAAGCGCATTGGCTAGTGCAGGAACAGTTTCCGGTAATACGCCGTCACCGCCATGTTGTGAAGCCCAGAGCTGAATGGGCGCTTTTACACTTTTCAGACTGTCTGCTGTTGGAAACTCGTTGAGCGGGTCCGCAATGATGTAGGCTTTGATCCGCGCATCGTGAGTCCATGGCCCCTTGGGGACCTGTTTTCGCCGGAGCTGTGCGCACATGGGAAGATTCAGGTCCGCACAGGGGACATTGGCGTTAAGAAAATCTGGATTGCCGCCCGCCAATACAAGCCCGGTATAGCCTCCGCGCGAAAAACCGAAAAAGCCTATCGATGCATGGTCGATTTTTGGCGCGTCCGGCGCCTCGCTCAGCAAGTAGTCGATCAACCGCTTTATGTCGACCGGACGCTCCACGAACTCGGACAGTTCGGCCGCGTGGCTCATATCCGAGAACGTATCGCCGGGATGGTTAATGGCCACCACGATAAAACCCGCATCAGCCAGCCGCTCGGCAAGATCGTGGTGGCTAAGAAAAGACCCTCCATGGCCATAGGCCCGATGGGTACTTCTTGCGCACTCACGGCGCATGGCGTCCACACCATCGCCTTGAGCGCCGGGCCATTTGCATCGGCTGGGACTTGAGCAAACTTAATTCCTGCCGCATGTGTGATCGCCGTGTACAGACAGAATAACACCGTCAAGACCAATGCTCTCATGTGGGTGCCCATCCAATTAGTCAAAATTATTTATTGAAAGATACCTTTGGGTGCTGTTGCGTAAGTCCTGGATAGGGTGAGCTCCCCTTTCTCAAATAGATTATCGAGTTTTCACCGTCTTGCCACAACTTGTGGATTATCCGCGCGTTGCATGGGCATGGCGGGCAGCTCTGTAAGCGGCCCGCTTTGAACGGGAAATTTATTGGGTTTGATCCCGGCTTGTCGACATCCGGGTCCATTTGGCCGCCGATGAAACGGGACGGCAGCCAGGCACGACCAACCACGCAGGCATCGAGTTTTACCCGGGCATGGCGTCAGAAGCCACCGGCGATCAGCAATGCGAAAACGCCGTACAGGCCGCCGACCGCCACCAATGCACGGCCATCGACCGCGCCGCGTCGGAAATTGAACCAGAGAATGGCGATAGCCAAGGCCGTGACCGCGCCGGCGGCCAGCAAAGAGGCGTCGAGCAGCCAGGGGGTGAAGAAGAGCCCCAGCGCGCTGGGTATCGTGGCCTGAATCATCATTGCGCCGGAAATATTGGCCAAGGCCAGGCGCTCCTTGCCTTGGCGCACCCAGATAAGGGCATTCATGATTTCCGGCAGTTCTGTCGCCACAGGACTAAGCAACAAGGCGGTCAGGTGCGCCGGCCAGCCGATGGCCAAACCGATGGCTTCCAGCTGCGCCACGAAGGTGTGGGAAGCCAGGCCGATGGCGATCAAGGCCAGCAGCGTCTGCAACAGCGGCCAGCCCAAAGAGGACTCATCAGCCGAGGGCCGGATTTTCAAGGGCTCAAGCGCCTCCTCGTCCTCCGAGGTTTCCGCATCGCGTACCTCGCGCCAGACATAGGCGGCATAAGCGGCCAAGAACACCAGGCCCAGCCAGGGCTTGATGGTGAAGGCGAACAGCCCCAGTGCGACCTTGAGCGCGAACACGCCGAAAAACGCCGCCTGGTCCCGGCTCAGCCGGACGTGGTCGGCCTGCGTCTGCCCATGGCCGCGGCCCAGGCGCTTGCGATTCGCCAGAAGGGTCAGCCCGACCACCGCATAGGCAAGCGTGGCAAGCACCAGGGGGCCGCCCATGGCCGCCCCGACGCCAAGGTCGCGTTGCTCCGGCGTGCTGCCGAACGCTACCGCCATCAGCGTCACCGCGCATTCAGGCAGCGCGGTGCCAAATGCGGCAAGCACCGATCCTATGGCGGTGGCGCCCAGGTTCAAGCGACGGCCCAGCCATTCAATGCCGTTGACGAAATATTCACAGGAGGCGTAGATCGCGCCGGCGGAGAGGAAAAACAGAACAAACGTGACAAACATGAAAGCCATCCAGCCGGGCAAGCGAAAACCGATGGCGCGCCATGCGGCTTGCCCGGCTGGCAAACGCATCGCGGCCAAAGGTCTTGCCTGACTTGCCTTGCGGTTAAGCGCAATACAAGCTGACCACGCCATGAGGCGTGAGGCCTCAAGTTTGTTGACGTGGACTTCCCGGGCTGGCCGGGAAAGGCTACTCCCCAATGACTGAGCGACAGATACTATCAGCTGATTGACTCGGCGGCCAGACACCGGCGATTGATCAACCACAGACTTCCCTGGATGATGATCGAAGAGGTAAAATGACAAAGTCATTTTTCGGACGGGCGTCATGCGGTCAAAAATCTTGTTGGCATCAACCATCGCGTTGCTCAGCAGCCATGTCGGCGCGCAAGTCCTGGAATGCGTCGGCGGCGGCAGGGTTGAATTCACCAATGCAACCGAGTGCCCCAGTGGTTTCAAACCCAAGCGCGCCTTGCAGCTCAACGAGAACTACCCGCCTCCGCCGCCGGCTCGCGCCCATCCCTACAGCAGCCCCCAACCCGTCTACACGCGCCCTATCATTGCCCAGAGTCCCCTGCCTGCGCAGCCGTCATGCGAAACGCTGCGCTCATGGCGCGACTACTACATGGCCCAGATGGAGCCAAAGAACAACTCCACCATCCAAGACCTGTTCACCAAGCTGCGCGACGTGCAGGACAAGATGAACCGCCAGGGTTGCCGCATCTAAAGCCTGGCTTGAAAAGATGGCGCCGGTCTTGCCGGGAAAACTAGGCCAGTCCACCCCAAGCCGGCGGGGGATATCCCTCCGTCTGCTCTATGATCTCTCTCTGGGCTGGCGACCGCCTGAATGAAACAGGATTGCCATGCGCGATACGGAAAAACTCCAGATCCGCGAAAATATTGACGCCCTCGATGATCGCCTGGTCAGGGTATCGCTCCACGGCTTGAGCAAAACGTATCCGCGCCTCGGCGTCTGGAAAATTACGCACCTCCGCGGATATCCGCCTGAGCGCAGCAACGGCATGCCCCTGAACGGTCACCTCTCCTCGAAAACCAGTAACGGTTTGCATTGAATTTATCGGCAAATCTCCGGCGACTGGCAAATTTCTCACAAATGCCCGCGCCAGATTTACCGAGTTGCAGGTTATAAACCTGATAGCATCGTAATCTGCCAGATCCACGCCTACGGCGTCGAGAAGTTCGAGCAGTGTGCGGGCATTGAATGTTCGTCCATTTATGAAGATGAGATCGGGATTCCTCCCATGCGCCCAGATGTTCAGCCGCAATCCATTCTGAAAATGATCTTCGAATACTACAGACATCATCGAGTCGGGATTCGCCCCTCTTCTCGCCGTACGGCCAAGCGCGGCAACGAACCTGAATTCGCTATCCAGATCCATCACCATGGAATCGCTGGCTTTCCCTGACTGCCTGAGGGCTCGGTGTCCTGTGGAGACCAGTCCCGCACCCAGTGACAGCATCCCCGCGGATAGCGACACCCATCCCAAGACAGATGACGCTGTCGGATGGCTCGCGCCAACCGTCTCGCTCGCGATTGCCGCCGCATCCGCCACCACGGCGGCTCCGCCTATCGCCAACGATGCGGCAGAGGCGCTTTCCAGCGCAGAGATCATGCCGCCGGCGGCGGCAATCGAGCTGCCTGCGGTATAGGCCGCCAGCGCCAAACCTGCCGCGGCCAAGCCAATCCCCGCCCAGGCTTGCCAGCTCAGATGCCCAGAGGGGTCGGCCCGATTGACCGGGTCTCCGCTGCAATAGGCGTAGGAATTGATCCCGCCGGCGCCAAATGGACTCAGACTGTCCGGGCAATGAAAACGCATCAATGCCGGACTGTAGGCTCGGCAACCCTTTCCGAGGAGAGCGAATCCGCGTGCCGGGTCAAGGCGCTCCCCATTAAACCCCAATACACCACGGCTCATGATTTCCCCCTGCAAGCAAAACCGCAATCAGCGATCGCACTATTCATGACCCCGCCAGACCCGGCTGCGAGTCATGAGTAAAATCAGATATTTCCGCCGATAAAAGACCCGACTGGCGGACTATCCTGCGTTCAGTAGAATGCATCCCAGGGGAGCGACAAGGCCATGCTGATCATGAAAAACAATCTGTTCGACCATATTCCCGGCGAGCTCCCAGAGGAGTGGTGCCAGGAAATTCTTTCTGGCGGCCAGGGGTTTCGCATGGAACGCATCGTGTCAAACGGACATTGTTCGCCGGATGGCTTCTGGTATGACCAGAATGAGCATGAATGGGTGTCGCTGCTATCCGGCGCCGCGATATTGGAATTCGCCGAACCAGATCAGCAGATGCGGCTGGAGCCTGGCGATGCGGTCATGATCCCGGCCCATCGCCGCCACAGGGTCGCGTGGACCGATCCCGAACAGCGCAGCGTATGGCTGGCGGTATTTTTTCCGGCATGACGCGCCGGTCGCATGGGTTTCAAGACCGGTGTTCGGCTGAAAGCAAGCTTTCTTCCGCGAGCCGGATCCGCCGGCCCAATATTTGCTCCAATCGCTCAGGCATGTCTTCCGGAGCGAGATGCCGGAGCAACCACTCCCGGCCGATGATGGCATCGTTATAATCGCCCAAGCGCCGCTGCAAAGCCTGCAGCTTGCCGAGCAGGCGCTTGTCGTTCCGGCTCAATCGCAGATCGGTGAAAAACTCGGCCGCATAGCGCAGTTTTTTGCCCTGTTTTCGCAATTCGTGCCATTGCCCGATCGAATGTCTGGATTTCGCCTGCAGTTCGCAAACGGTTTTGCGCTGCCGCTTCAGCGACTGGTTTGCCAGCACTGGCAACGCAGGCTGCCGGCACGCCGGCAGCCTGGCCAGGCCATTCAGCAATCCAGGAGGCAGCGCGGTCCAGCGCCTAGACGCCAGTGCTACGCGGCAAGCGGCGCGGCTGTCCTGGCGGGCCGCGCTCAACGCGGCCGCGGCAGGCGCCAGGCTGGCGTCCCGCAGCTCGGCCTGGAGGGCGGGAAGCGTTTCCAGCGCCAGCACATCCAGGTCGCGCGCTTTGCCGAGTATGCCGGCCAGCCATTTCAAGTCGCCCGATACAGCTTTCCATTTCCGTCCCCGAACCAGGGGCGAGAATATGGCAAGCGCGGTTCTCAGCCGGCGGATCGCCACGCGGGCCTGGTGGACGGGCTCGGCCTCGTTCCCTTCGCAAATGGCTGGCGTATTGGCCAAAAGGTGCCGCAGACATTCCAGCGCGATGCGCTTCAGCGCCTGATCGCATCCCATGTCCGCCTGCAGGCGCGGAATGCGCGCCTGGGTACGATCAGCGGACAAATGAGATGGCGAGCGCTGCTGACGCAATGAGCGGCCTTTTGCCATGGCTCTCTCTCGACTCATCGGCGATTATCGTGAGCTGAGTATGCGCGGATCGGATGGATCATGCGAGTCTTCAGCGCAACACAGGCCTGTCCTCATTCCGACCAATGAGCATTTCTCACGACGCGGTCTATTTTCCGGCCGCGCCGCAATGTTTTTTCACGTCTTGCGGTAGCGAAAAAAACAGCATTTCTCTTCATGGCAAACCAGCAACTGTCCTAATTGACAGTCATGCTTCAGAGTATTGCCTGGCGAAGGTTTCATCTGGGCGCGCTCCGCATGCTTGAATGATTTTTATGTGAACGGACTTGTCTGAAAATGTTCCAGTGCATGAAAATGCGGCCGAATCTGAATTGCACCTTGAGCCTGAATGAATTTGATTGCAACCGGCAAAGCACTGCCGAGCCATCCCGTCACCGCTGACGATCTTGACATCAAGCTTGGCTGCCGCCGCGGCCATACCCTGAAGAAAAGCGGCGTCCACACCCGGCATTTCGCCGGCGACCACGAGTCGCAAAGCCTGCTGGGCGCCCGCGCGCTGAACGATGCTTTGGCGCGCGCGGCAATGCAAGCGTCGGAGATAGACTTGCTGATCGGCGCCTGCGGCATTCCGGAGCAGGCCTTGCCCGGCACCGCCAGCTTCATCGCCCATGCCGCCGGGCTGCCCGCCGGCCTGCCCGCTTTCGACGTCAATACCAGTTGTCTCAGCTTTCTGTCCGCGCTGCAGGTGGCGGACAGCCTGTTGCTGTCGGGCGCGTATCGCCGAATTGCCATCGTATCGGCCGACCTGGCCTCGCGCGGCCTGAACTGGGCCGATCCCGAGGCTTCGCTGATCTTCGGCGATGGGGCGGCGGCGGCCATCGTCGAGCGCTCGGCGCCGGGCCACGGCCTGAAGACTTTCAAGCTGGCCACCTATCCGGAAGGCCGCAACTTCTGCGAGATACGCGCGGGCGGCACCCAGCGCAACCCGCGCCGCGGCGTCGCGGACGGGGATTTCCTGTTCGACATGAACGGCAAGGCGGTTTTCAAGCTGGCATCGCGATTGATGCCGGACTTCCTGGATGCGTTGATGGATGCCACGCCGGGCGGACTGAACAGCATAGATTGCGTGGTGCCCCATCAGGCCAGCCACCTGGGCATGCAGCACATGGCCAAGCGCCTGGGCATCGCCGCCGGCCGCATCGTCGACATCTACGCCTCGCACGGCAACCAGGTGGCGGCCTCGCTGCCCACCGCGCTGCACGAGGCCTTTGTCGACGGCCGCGCCCGCGCCGGCAAGCGCCTGCTGATGGTGGGCACGGCGGCGGGCCTCAACCTGGGCGGGCTGGTATGGGATCTGTGACGCGGGTGCTGGTCACCGGCGCCACCGGCGGCCTGGGGCGCAATGCCGTCGCCCACTTGCTGGACAGGGGATGCGCGGTGCGCGCCACTGGGCGCAACCTGGCTGCGGGCCGCGAACTGGCGGCTGCGGGCGCGGAATTCGTCGCGCTGGATCTGGCCGCCGCGGGTGAAAGCGAGCTAGCGGACCTGATGGACGGCGTGGACGCGGTATGGCATTGCGCCGCGCTTTCCGCGCCCTGGGGACGCGAAGCCGATTTCGCCGCCGCCAACGCGCTGGCCACGGGAAAACTGCTGGATGCCGCCGGCGCGTCGCGCGCCAGCCGCTTCATCCACGTTTCCACGCCGGCGCTGTATTTCGATTTCCGCCATCGCTACAACGTGCCGGAGGCGTTCCGCCCGCGCCGCTTCGTCAACGCCTATGCCCGCACCAAGGCGCAGGCCGAGGACAAGGTGCAGGAGGCGACGCGCGCCTATCCCGCGCTGCGGACCACCATTTTGCGGCCGAGGGCCATTTTCGGAGAGCACGATCAGGTGCTGATGCCCAGGCTGGCGCGCATGCTGAGCCGGCGCGGCGGGCGCCTGCCGCTGCCGCGCGGCGGCGCGGCGACGCTGGATCTGACCTATGTCGGCAACGTGGTTCACGCGATGTGGCTGGCCACCTCGCATCCAGACCTCGCCAGCGGATTGGCGTTCAACATCACCAACCAGCAGCCTGTCATGCTGCGCGACGCGCTGACGCGGGTGTTCGTCCAGGAGCTGGGCCAGCCGCTGCGCATCGTCACCCTGCCCTACCCCTTGCTGAGCGCGGCCAGCCGACTGGCGCAGCTGTGGGCTGCGGTCACCGGCAGGGAACCGGCATTGACGCCTTACAGCCTGGGCGCGATTCATTTCGACATGACGCTGGACAACACCCAGGCCCGCGAGGTGCTGGGCTATCTGCCGCCGTACAGCCTGGACCAAGGCCTGGCGCGCACCGCGCGCTGGCTGCGGGAGCGCGGGCATGGCTAACGTCACCGCCTTCAGCGTCGGGCATTGCACCCACCCCGCCTGCATGGCGCTCAAGGGCGCGGGGCTGGCCAGCCGCTGCTTCCCGTCGCGCGCCTACCTGATCGAAACCCGAAATCGCTTGCTGCTGTGGGACACCGGCTATTCCGAGCATTTCTTCGATGCCAGCCGCCGCGGCGCCTACCGGCTGTATCCGTTGGTGACGCCGGTGCATTTCGACGATGCCCGTTCGCTGCGCGAGCAGCTGCGCGCCCACGGAATCGGGCCAAACGATATACACACATTATTGCTGTCGCACTTTCACGCCGACCATATCGCCGGCCTGCGCGACTTTCCCCGCGCCCGCATCCTGGCCTCGGAGCCAGGTTGGCGCGCGGTGCGCGGGCTGAGCGGGCTGGCCGCGGTGCGGCAGGCCTTTCTACCCGGCCTGCTGCCGCCCGACATGGAAAGCCGGCTGTCCTTCGTCGAGGCCTTTGCCTTACAAGCGCTGCCAGCCGATCTGGCACCGTTCAGCCATGGCCGCGACGTCAGCGGCTGCGGCGAAGTGTTCGTGGTCGACCTGCCCGGACATGCGGCCGGCCACCTGGGGGCCTTCGTGCTGGGCGATGCGGGCTGGACGCTGCTGGCCTCGGACGCTGCGTGGTCGGAGGAAGGCTACCGGGAGATGCGCGGCCCATCGGAGCTGTCCTTTCTGGTTCAGCACAGTCGCCGGTCTTACTACGACACGCTGGCCAGGCTGCATGCGCTGCATCGCGGCGGCCGCGTGGATATCCTGTTGACCCACCAGGAGGAGACGCCGTGCTGAGGCTGATCCGCATTCTGGCAGCCTACTGGCGCGCCCGGCGGCTGCATTTCCGCGACCGCGCGGCGCTGGAACGCCACCAGGCCCGGCAGATGGGCCGTTTCCTGGCCCGTCTGCGCCGGCGCAGCCCCTATTTCGCCAAGCTGGGCGCGCTTCCCTTCGCGCAGTGGCCGCGGATGGACAAGGCCGCGATGCTCGCGCATTTCGACGACATGAACGCGGCGGGGCTGAAGCTGGACGAGGTGATGGACGCCGCGCTGCGCGCGGAGCGCAGCCGCGACTTTTCGCCCACGCTGAACGGCCATACCGTGGGCCTGTCGTCCGGCACGTCCGGCCAGCGCGGCGCTTTCGTCGTCAGCAAGAGCGAGCAGGCGCAGTGGGCCGGCATCATGCTGGCCAAGGCGCTGCCAGACGGTTTGCTGGCCGGCGAAAGGGTGGCGCTGTTCCTGCGCGCCAACAGCAATCTCTATAGCGCGGTGCGCAGCCGCTGGCTGACATTCCGCTTCTTCGACCTGTTTCAGCCGCTGGACGGACATTTGCCGCCGCTGAGCGAATACGCGCCCACCATTCTGCTGGCGCCGGCCCAGGTGCTGCGCGCGCTGGCGCTGGCCCAGTTGGACGGCCGGCTGAG
This genomic window from Chromobacterium violaceum ATCC 12472 contains:
- a CDS encoding CHAD domain-containing protein — protein: MAKGRSLRQQRSPSHLSADRTQARIPRLQADMGCDQALKRIALECLRHLLANTPAICEGNEAEPVHQARVAIRRLRTALAIFSPLVRGRKWKAVSGDLKWLAGILGKARDLDVLALETLPALQAELRDASLAPAAAALSAARQDSRAACRVALASRRWTALPPGLLNGLARLPACRQPALPVLANQSLKRQRKTVCELQAKSRHSIGQWHELRKQGKKLRYAAEFFTDLRLSRNDKRLLGKLQALQRRLGDYNDAIIGREWLLRHLAPEDMPERLEQILGRRIRLAEESLLSAEHRS
- a CDS encoding alpha/beta hydrolase family protein, which translates into the protein MRRECARSTHRAYGHGGSFLSHHDLAERLADAGFIVVAINHPGDTFSDMSHAAELSEFVERPVDIKRLIDYLLSEAPDAPKIDHASIGFFGFSRGGYTGLVLAGGNPDFLNANVPCADLNLPMCAQLRRKQVPKGPWTHDARIKAYIIADPLNEFPTADSLKSVKAPIQLWASQHGGDGVLPETVPALANALPIRPEFHLVSGSAHFAFLAPCPEALEKDAPELCVDAPGFDRIAFHKELGEKALEFFQANIGNARHAGVAD
- a CDS encoding MBL fold metallo-hydrolase, whose protein sequence is MANVTAFSVGHCTHPACMALKGAGLASRCFPSRAYLIETRNRLLLWDTGYSEHFFDASRRGAYRLYPLVTPVHFDDARSLREQLRAHGIGPNDIHTLLLSHFHADHIAGLRDFPRARILASEPGWRAVRGLSGLAAVRQAFLPGLLPPDMESRLSFVEAFALQALPADLAPFSHGRDVSGCGEVFVVDLPGHAAGHLGAFVLGDAGWTLLASDAAWSEEGYREMRGPSELSFLVQHSRRSYYDTLARLHALHRGGRVDILLTHQEETPC
- a CDS encoding RHS repeat-associated core domain-containing protein; the encoded protein is MSRGVLGFNGERLDPARGFALLGKGCRAYSPALMRFHCPDSLSPFGAGGINSYAYCSGDPVNRADPSGHLSWQAWAGIGLAAAGLALAAYTAGSSIAAAGGMISALESASAASLAIGGAAVVADAAAIASETVGASHPTASSVLGWVSLSAGMLSLGAGLVSTGHRALRQSGKASDSMVMDLDSEFRFVAALGRTARRGANPDSMMSVVFEDHFQNGLRLNIWAHGRNPDLIFINGRTFNARTLLELLDAVGVDLADYDAIRFITCNSVNLARAFVRNLPVAGDLPINSMQTVTGFRGEVTVQGHAVAALRRISAEVRNFPDAEARIRFAQAVERYPDQAIIEGVNIFADLEFFRIAHGNPVSFRRSPAQREIIEQTEGYPPPAWGGLA
- a CDS encoding NAD-dependent epimerase/dehydratase family protein yields the protein MGSVTRVLVTGATGGLGRNAVAHLLDRGCAVRATGRNLAAGRELAAAGAEFVALDLAAAGESELADLMDGVDAVWHCAALSAPWGREADFAAANALATGKLLDAAGASRASRFIHVSTPALYFDFRHRYNVPEAFRPRRFVNAYARTKAQAEDKVQEATRAYPALRTTILRPRAIFGEHDQVLMPRLARMLSRRGGRLPLPRGGAATLDLTYVGNVVHAMWLATSHPDLASGLAFNITNQQPVMLRDALTRVFVQELGQPLRIVTLPYPLLSAASRLAQLWAAVTGREPALTPYSLGAIHFDMTLDNTQAREVLGYLPPYSLDQGLARTARWLRERGHG
- a CDS encoding 3-oxoacyl-[acyl-carrier-protein] synthase III C-terminal domain-containing protein; this encodes MNLIATGKALPSHPVTADDLDIKLGCRRGHTLKKSGVHTRHFAGDHESQSLLGARALNDALARAAMQASEIDLLIGACGIPEQALPGTASFIAHAAGLPAGLPAFDVNTSCLSFLSALQVADSLLLSGAYRRIAIVSADLASRGLNWADPEASLIFGDGAAAAIVERSAPGHGLKTFKLATYPEGRNFCEIRAGGTQRNPRRGVADGDFLFDMNGKAVFKLASRLMPDFLDALMDATPGGLNSIDCVVPHQASHLGMQHMAKRLGIAAGRIVDIYASHGNQVAASLPTALHEAFVDGRARAGKRLLMVGTAAGLNLGGLVWDL
- a CDS encoding cupin domain-containing protein translates to MLIMKNNLFDHIPGELPEEWCQEILSGGQGFRMERIVSNGHCSPDGFWYDQNEHEWVSLLSGAAILEFAEPDQQMRLEPGDAVMIPAHRRHRVAWTDPEQRSVWLAVFFPA
- the arsB gene encoding ACR3 family arsenite efflux transporter encodes the protein MSSPSEVAGASTASTSLNLFERYLTAWVAICIVIGIGLGQFFPSAFHMIAGLEIAQVNFPVGLLIWVMIIPMLLKIDFGALDQVKAHTKGIGVTLFINWMVKPFSMAFLAWLFIRVLFAPLLPAEQLDSYIAGLILLAAAPCTAMVFVWSRLTDGDPYFTLSQVALNDLIMVFAFAPLVGLLLGVSNITVPWATLLTSVGLYIVVPVLIAQAIRKTLLSKGQAVFDATLHRIQPWSITALLLTLVLLFAFQGNAILRQPLVIALLAVPILIQVFFNSALAYWLNHRVGEKHSVACPSALIGASNFFELAVAAAISLFGFQSGAALATVVGVLIEVPVMLLVVHVVNASKGWYERSASG
- a CDS encoding sodium:calcium antiporter, whose protein sequence is MFVTFVLFFLSAGAIYASCEYFVNGIEWLGRRLNLGATAIGSVLAAFGTALPECAVTLMAVAFGSTPEQRDLGVGAAMGGPLVLATLAYAVVGLTLLANRKRLGRGHGQTQADHVRLSRDQAAFFGVFALKVALGLFAFTIKPWLGLVFLAAYAAYVWREVRDAETSEDEEALEPLKIRPSADESSLGWPLLQTLLALIAIGLASHTFVAQLEAIGLAIGWPAHLTALLLSPVATELPEIMNALIWVRQGKERLALANISGAMMIQATIPSALGLFFTPWLLDASLLAAGAVTALAIAILWFNFRRGAVDGRALVAVGGLYGVFALLIAGGF